The Coffea arabica cultivar ET-39 chromosome 9e, Coffea Arabica ET-39 HiFi, whole genome shotgun sequence genome has a window encoding:
- the LOC113709962 gene encoding uncharacterized protein, giving the protein MKVKEIMQQYGQASEQVVNFDKSTMYFSRNTQNQVRLEISEALDGIREAHSGKYLGLPMAIERSKNQVFGYLKSKISSKMQGWKQKTLSQRGKEVLIKSMLMAMPTYIMSCFKLPKELCKEISARIARFWWGNGNKDNKIHWISWGRLSKVKGKGRLGFRDLEAFNLALLAKQIWRLITTPNLLVSRGDGLLQQGLWKRVGDGRTVKIWQDKWIIGKNNGRASGMKPAECQLRTVNELIEGGKWNRTCLQTACQSMKPYIKELGKVIVCVVAVERKLKPPSTCFSSAKMIWKIAPVRWEGLTELQINIWRLWDAVMQSANKEQGLDRIKLTANILWQIWKARNRMVFHLESTDTKQVVDKAQLEWIEYENETDANAGKQVTPEMDRQQQHCWEPPKEGVIEINTDAAISARMVRTSQGIIARNWLGKIIKAKGISECKQGDASREESLAIRSALVMAKDACWTNIEVQTDSKGVVDQINTGNVQDSNIETVLEDIDDLRQEFDCCKFSFVPRKGNGCSHALAQFATKLVKNVEWENTFPMWLIDLVRKDMGVVTPFCN; this is encoded by the exons ATGAAGGTGAAGGAGATCATGCAGCAATATGGACAAGCTTCTGAACAAGTTGTTAACTTTGACAAATCAACAATGTATTTCAGCAGGAATACCCAAAACCAAGTAAGATTGGAGATCAGTGAAGCATTGGATGGTATAAGGGAGGCACACAGTGGGAAATACTTAGGCTTACCAATGGCTATAGAGAGATCGAAGAACCAGGTGTTTGGGTATCTCAAAAGCAAAATATCTAGCAAGATGCAAGGGTGGAAACAGAAAACTTTAAGTCAAAGGGGGAAAGAGGTCCTGATCAAATCAATGCTCATGGCAATGCCAACTTACATTATGTCTTGCTTTAAATTACCCAAAGAACTGTGCAAGGAGATAAGTGCTAGAATAGCCAGGTTCTGGTGGGGAAATGGGAACAAGGACAACAAGATTCACTGGATAAGTTGGGGAAGGCTCTCAAAAGTGAAAGGAAAAGGGAGATTGGGTTTTAGAGATTTAGAAGCTTTCAATCTGGCTTTGCTTGCAAAACAAATATGGAGATTAATTACAACTCCAAATTTGTTAGTAAGCAGG GGAGATGGACTACTGCAGCAAGGACTATGGAAAAGAGTTGGAGATGGGAGGACAGTGAAAATCTGGCAGGATAAGTGGATCATTGGAAAGAACAATGGAAGAGCCTCAGGAATGAAACCTGCTGAATGTCAACTGAGGACTGTGAATGAACTGATAGAGGGTGGAAAATGGAATAGAACTTGTTTGCA AACAGCTTGCCAGTCAATGAAGCCATACATAAAAGAATTGGGAAAGGTAATAGTCTGTGTAGTTGCTGTGGAGAGGAAACTGAAACCACCGAGCACATGTTTTTCTTCTGCCAAAATGATATGGAAGATAGCTCCTGTTAGGTGGGAGGGGCTAACTGAGCTTCAAATCAACATATGGAGATTGTGGGATGCAGTGATGCAATCTGCTAACAAGGAGCAAGGACTTGACAGGATAAAGCTCACGGCCAATATATTATGGCAAATCTGGAAGGCACGCAACAGGATGGTATTCCACCTTGAGAGCACAGATACAAAGCAGGTTGTTGACAAAGCACAACTGGAGTGGATAGAGTATGAAAATGAAACTGATGCAAATGCAGGAAAACAAGTTACTCCAGAAATGGACCGGCAACAGCAACATTGCTGGGAACCACCAAAAGAAGGAGTGATCGAAATAAATACGGATGCAGCAATATCAGCCAGAATGGTAAGAACAAGTCAGGGGATAATAGCTAGGAACTGGCTTGGAAAGATCATAAAAGCCAAAGGAATCTCTGAATGCAAGCAAGGAGATGCAAGCAGAGAGGAATCACTAGCTATAAGAAGTGCTCTAGTAATGGCAAAAGATGCATGTTGGACTAATATAGAAGTTCAAACAGACAGCAAAGGAGTAGTGGACCAAATCAACACAGGCAATGTTCAGGACAGTAATATTGAAACAGTCCTGGAGGACATTGATGACCTCAGACAGGAATTCGATTGCTGCAAATTCTCTTTTGTTCCTAGGAAAGGAAATGGCTGCAGCCATGCTCTGGCACAGTTTGCTACCAAGTTAGTTAAGAATGTGGAATGGGAAAATACCTTCCCAATGTGGTTAATAGACCTAGTAAGGAAGGATATGGGGGTAGTTACCCCTTTTTGTAATTAG